The following DNA comes from Meiothermus sp..
ATGTTCACCGCGTTGCGGGAGCCCAGCTCCTTAGTCAGAATGTCGGTGATGCCAGCGAGCTCGAGGATCGCGCGGGGCACCTGACCAGCAATTACCCCAGTACCAGGAGCCGCCGGGCGCAGCAAAATGGTGGAAGAGCCCCAAGTTACGCTAATTTCGTGGGGGATGGTGCCATTGTGCAGCGGCACCTCGATCATGTCGCGCTTGGCATAGTTGTTGGCCTTCTGTACAGCCATAGGCACTTCTTTGGCTTTGCCCAGACCCAGGCCCACACGGCCCTGCCGGTCGCCTACGGCCACCAAAGCCCCAAAGCGGAACCGACGCCCGCCCTGGTAGGTTTTGGAGGTACGGCGCACAAAGATCATCTTTTCTTCAAAATCGGTTTCAGGCATATGTAACCTCGCTCGAGGCAGAAGACTCAAAAAAACCGGTTGCCCTGTTTCAATGCTTGGGCTTCGGCTTTTTCGCCCTCAGCTTAGAACTCCAACCCGCCTTCGCGGGCCCCTTCGGCCAAGGCTTTCACGCGTCCGTGGTACTTGAAAGCGCCACGATCGAACACTACCTGAGAAATACCCTTGGCCTTGGCCGCCTCAGCGATGGCTTGGCCTACCT
Coding sequences within:
- the rpsE gene encoding 30S ribosomal protein S5, with product MPETDFEEKMIFVRRTSKTYQGGRRFRFGALVAVGDRQGRVGLGLGKAKEVPMAVQKANNYAKRDMIEVPLHNGTIPHEISVTWGSSTILLRPAAPGTGVIAGQVPRAILELAGITDILTKELGSRNAVNIAYATMEALRQLQTWDDVKRLRKTPAKSEEVA